Proteins co-encoded in one [Limnothrix rosea] IAM M-220 genomic window:
- the c2c8 gene encoding type V CRISPR-associated protein C2c8, with the protein MSTDNFDVKLLEFKLYPTSSQQEQLENWLRAQQQIWNIGLSLLLEFETFAAYNKIDKGIAPCCPLPWDYIWRPITSNQDWRSPHILESLPNKDPLRKKYIPVPIAKVGTKRRPNSSCPLPRQYKKPQLDQDSEYSLVKWCGYQKLPKQNPPNGAYIDVALITSCPQKHMTGTLKILATAWKEYKKGKRKRPRFKGHRNPMQSTTNYQSGDAKLVGGDYLKLPKLGTVKAKGLEHRWAKSTSNVRNYIIKKEPSGWYIFLCGRFPKEAIKTSNISAGLDAGVKHLLTDDVGNHIENPEPLKKNLIKLKRLQQKASRQFHMNNGKTQNWEKTQAKIKKLHEKIRRQRKAYAHKISTFATEKFGEIYVEDLQHQNMRKRSKPIERKDGKGYEHNKQSQKKGLNRALSDTGMGQLITMIEEKAAAKGRVFKRIDPKYTSQTCSQCGHVDAKNRKSQSDFTCVKCGHSENADVNAAKNIKQKGKL; encoded by the coding sequence ATGAGCACCGATAATTTTGACGTAAAGTTATTAGAATTCAAGCTTTACCCCACATCATCACAGCAAGAACAACTAGAAAACTGGCTTAGAGCACAGCAGCAAATCTGGAATATTGGTTTATCTTTGCTACTCGAATTTGAGACTTTTGCCGCCTACAACAAAATCGATAAAGGGATTGCCCCCTGTTGTCCTTTACCTTGGGATTACATTTGGCGACCGATCACCTCCAACCAAGATTGGCGATCGCCTCACATCTTAGAATCTCTCCCAAATAAAGACCCACTACGAAAAAAATACATTCCTGTCCCCATCGCCAAAGTTGGGACAAAACGTCGCCCAAACTCATCCTGTCCCCTTCCTCGACAGTACAAAAAACCACAACTCGACCAAGATTCCGAATACTCCTTAGTCAAATGGTGTGGCTATCAAAAATTACCCAAACAAAATCCTCCAAATGGCGCATACATTGATGTAGCACTCATTACCTCTTGTCCCCAAAAACATATGACAGGGACATTGAAAATTTTGGCAACAGCATGGAAAGAATATAAAAAAGGCAAGCGAAAAAGACCTCGTTTTAAAGGCCATCGTAATCCAATGCAATCCACCACAAATTATCAAAGTGGCGACGCAAAACTTGTCGGTGGCGACTATCTAAAGTTACCCAAACTAGGTACAGTCAAAGCCAAAGGATTAGAGCACCGTTGGGCTAAAAGCACTAGCAATGTACGTAACTACATCATTAAAAAAGAACCCTCCGGATGGTACATCTTTCTCTGTGGACGTTTCCCAAAAGAAGCGATCAAAACATCAAACATATCAGCCGGCTTAGATGCAGGCGTAAAACATTTACTCACCGATGATGTCGGCAATCACATCGAAAATCCAGAACCACTCAAGAAAAATCTCATAAAACTTAAACGCTTACAACAAAAAGCTTCTCGTCAATTTCATATGAATAATGGGAAAACCCAAAACTGGGAAAAAACCCAAGCAAAAATCAAAAAACTCCACGAAAAAATTCGTCGCCAGCGCAAAGCATATGCCCACAAAATTTCGACTTTTGCAACTGAAAAATTTGGAGAAATTTATGTAGAAGATCTACAGCATCAAAATATGCGAAAACGCTCAAAGCCAATAGAGCGCAAAGATGGCAAAGGTTATGAACACAATAAACAATCCCAGAAAAAAGGTCTCAACCGAGCTTTATCTGATACTGGCATGGGTCAGCTCATCACCATGATCGAAGAAAAAGCAGCAGCAAAAGGGAGAGTATTTAAGCGGATCGACCCTAAATACACCAGCCAAACTTGCTCACAATGTGGTCATGTCGATGCAAAAAATAGAAAGAGTCAATCGGACTTTACCTGTGTGAAATGTGGTCACAGTGAAAATGCCGATGTCAATGCAGCGAAAAATATCAAACAGAAAGGCAAATTGTAA
- a CDS encoding Uma2 family endonuclease gives MIAEPKFPPQNLTADEYHAWEEQQEFKYEYIDGEIIAMTGGSLDHNDIALNLYRMLYPHLKKRGCRINVADAKVQGKANRRYFYPDLVISCHPEDKRSKKWIQYPSTIVEVLSPSTANYDKGRKLKLYRQIPSLNEYILLDSRRISVELFQRQEGKIWGYSDYGKDESLTIPSLEFICAVNDIYEDIILELEELET, from the coding sequence ATGATCGCTGAACCTAAATTCCCACCCCAAAATCTCACTGCCGACGAATATCACGCGTGGGAAGAACAACAGGAGTTTAAGTATGAGTACATTGACGGCGAAATTATTGCGATGACAGGGGGATCTCTGGATCACAATGACATTGCTTTAAATCTCTATCGAATGCTTTATCCTCACTTAAAAAAACGAGGGTGTCGTATTAATGTGGCTGATGCAAAAGTTCAGGGCAAGGCAAATCGACGCTACTTTTACCCAGATCTAGTAATCAGTTGTCATCCAGAAGATAAACGCTCAAAAAAATGGATTCAATATCCCTCAACTATTGTTGAAGTACTTTCACCGAGTACTGCCAACTATGACAAAGGTAGGAAACTAAAACTCTATCGCCAAATTCCCAGCTTAAATGAATATATTTTGCTAGATTCTAGAAGAATTTCCGTAGAACTTTTTCAACGGCAGGAAGGCAAAATATGGGGCTATAGCGATTATGGAAAAGACGAATCTTTGACTATTCCTAGTCTAGAATTCATCTGTGCGGTGAACGATATTTATGAAGACATTATCTTAGAACTAGAAGAACTTGAAACTTAG